The Arthrobacter zhaoxinii sequence GGACCGCCAGTCGGTGATGAGGCTCTGGAAGTTGGCCGATGCCGATCCCCGCCAGATCTCACTCAGCGAGGCCAGCCCGGCCTGCATTCCGTTGACGTCGGCGCGCAGGCGCTCGATGGTTCCCTGCACTTCGGCACTTTTGGCAGCCAGCGCTTCACTGTCCACGGCAAATAACGGCATGATGTCCTCCTGGTAGCGGTTTGGTTCCGATACCCGGAAGGCTAGGCTGCCGGTTCCGCCGCCGGTGCGGGACGGCACGGGGATGTGGACAGCCGCAGCGGCCCGCGGCGGCTGAGCGCCCTGTGGAGGACGGGCCGGCCACCGCCCCGGCCCGTTTTGGTCTGCCGGCTCACCGCCCGCCACACAGCCGGCCCTCACAGCCCGCCCCGCGCAGCCCTTCAGCGGGCGCAGCCGGAGACGGCGGAGCGGTCAGCGGTCGTCGGCGTCGTCGGGGTGCTCGGGGAACTGCTCCGGTGCCCGGTAGGGCAGCCGGATGGCCAGGGTGGCGCCGCCGCCCTCCGTCTCGGCCAGCCGGACGGTTCCGTCGTGCTGGGCCACCAGGGCGGCGACGATGGCCAGTCCCAGGCCCGTGCCGCCGGTTTCCCGGTAGCGGGAGGAATCGGCGCGGTAGAAGCGTTCGAAGACCCGTGCGGCGTCGTCGTCGGAAATACCGGGACCGTGGTCGCGTACCTCGAGCACCGCATCCATCCGGTCATGGATGACGGGGGCAACTCCCACCGCCACTTCGATGGGTGACCCTGCCGGGGTGTAGCGCAGTGCGTTGGTCATCAGGTTGGCCACGACCTGCCGCAGCCGGGCCTCGTCGCCCATGGTGGGGGCGCTCTGCGGGGCGTGGCCGTCCAGCCCCACCACCTTGATGTCCCGGTCCGGGGCGCTGGCACGGGCGTCCAGGGCGGCGTCGTTGCCCAGGATCATCAGGTCCACCGGTTCGTATTCCAGCGGCCGCTGCTCATCCACCCGGGCCAGGGTCAGCAGGTCCTCGACCAGCTGCCCCATGCGCTTGGCTTCGCTCTCGATCCGGCCCATGGCCGCGGAGATCTCTTCGGGTTTCTGGAGTGCGCCGTGCCGGTACAGTTCGGAGAACCCGCGGATGGTCACCAGCGGGGTCCGCAGTTCGTGGGAGGCGTCCTGCACAAAGCGGCGCATCTTGCGTTCGGACTGGGTGCGCGCCGCGAACGCGGTTTCAATATGCGCCAGCATGGCGTTGAGGGACCGGGACAGCCGGCCGATCTCCGTGGCGGGGTTCCCCACCTCCACGCGGCGGGACAGGTCACCGGCCGCAATGGCAGCAGCCGTCTTCTCCACCTGGCTCAGCGGACGGAACTGCCGGGTGACCGCCCAGTAGGCGATTCCGGTGGCGCCGAGGGTCCCGAGCAGGCCGACGGAAAACACCAGGGACGCCGCCTCGTCCACGGCCGCAGCCACGGAGTCCAGGGGGATGGCCACGGCAACCGATCCGGGCAGGTTCTGGTAGTCGTAGATCCGCACCCGCCAGCCCTTGGACGTCGGGGACGTGCCGCGGACGTCGAAGCCCTCGGTATCCATGGCAGCTACGTCGTCGGCGGTGTAGTTCCCCAGCTCCGGGATGTCGTTGGCGGATTCCGAATGGGTGGCCGGGCCGTGGCTGCCGTCATCGTTCAGGTAGAGGCCGTAGTAACGGAACAGGGAGGCATCGGTGCTCGGCTCGTTGACGAGCAGGTAGCGCGAAACCTTGGAAGCGTTTGCATCAATGTCCGCGTCCAGGCGGTCCACCAGGATCTGCCGCAGCAGGGTGATGGTGGCAATGCCCGTGATGGTCACCGTGACCACCATCAGCACCGCCATGATGGCGACCAGCTGCGACCGCAGCGAAGCGGATTTCCAGCGCCGTACCAAGGTCCTAGCGCTTCTCCGAGGAACGGAGCAGATAGCCTACGCCGCGCTTGGTCTGGATCAGTGCCGGCGCGTCCGGGCTGCGGTCGATCTTGCGGCGCAGGTAGGAGATGTAGGACTCCACAATGGAGGCGTCGCCGTTGAAGTCGTATTCCCAGACGTGGTCCAGGATCTGGGCCTTGGACAGGACACGGTTGGGGTTCAGCATCAGGTAGCGCAGCAGCTTGAACTCGGTGGGGGACAGGTCGATGGTGACGCCGCCGCGGCGCACCTCGTGGGCGTCGTCGTCGAGCTCCAAGTCATCCACGCGGATCACGGCGTCGTCGTCCTCCAGCGGCTGGGTGCGGCGCAGCACCGCGCGGATGCGGGCCACCACCTCGTCGAGGCTGAAGGGTTTGGTGACGTAGTCGTCGCCGCCCACGGTGAGGCCGGTGACCTTGTCCTCGGTATCGTCGCGGGCGGTCAGGAAGACCACGGGGAAGTGCTGCCCGGCAGCGCGCAGGCGCCGGGTGAGCGTGAAGCCGTCCATGTCCGGGAGCATCACGTCCAGGACAGCGAGGTCCGGGTTGTGGGAGTCGACGGCGGCGAGGGCCTCACGGCCGTTGGCCGCGGCCACGACGTCGAAGCCGGCGAACCGCAGCGAGGTGGAGAGCAGCTCGCGGATGTTGGGCTCATCATCGACAACAAGGAGGCGTGCTTCGGGTGCAGACGATTTGTTCACCCGCCTAGTTTCTTACATTTAGCTGGACGTTGTCTGTAGGTGCGCAGGATGAATTCTGAATGTGTCCAGTAAACACCTGGGGCAAATCCACGGAAGCTGCCGGAACGGCGGCGGGTTTAGACCGGCTTTTCGATATCCGCCGCGTCCAGGATGGAATAGGCGTACCCCTGCTCCGCGAGGAACCGCTGCCGCTTGGCTGCGAAGTCCTGGTCCAGCGTGTCCCGGGCGACCACGGTGTAAAAGTGCGCGGCCTTGCCGTCCGCCTTGGGCCGCAGCAGCCGGCCCAGCCGCTGGGCCTCCTCCTGCCGGGAGCCGAACGAGCCGGACACCTGGATGGCCACGGAGGCCTCGGGCAGGTCGATGGAGAAGTTGGCCACCTTGGACACCACGAGGGTGCTCAGGGCGCCTTCACGGAATTCCTGAAACAGCCGCTGGCGTTCCTTGACCGGGGTGTCGCCCTTGATCACAGGTGCGTCCAGGCGTTCGGCGAGTTCGTCCAGCTGGTCCAGGTACTGTCCGATCACCAGGGTCTGCTCGCCCTCGTGCCGTTTCACCAGCTGCTCGACGACGCCGGTCTTGGTTTCCGACGTCGAGCACAGGCGGTACTTGTCCCCGTCTTCGGCCATGGCATAAGCCACCCGTTCATCCCGCGGCAGGTCCACCCGGACCTCGATGCACTCGGCCGGAGCAATGTAGCCCTGCGCCTCGATGTCCTTCCAGGGGGCGTCATAGCGCTTGGGTCCGATCAGCGAGAACACCTCGCCCTCGCGGCCGTCCTCGCGGACCAGTGTGGCCGTCAGTCCGAGGCGGCGCCGCGCCTGCAGATCCGCGGTCATCCGGAAAATCGGTGCCGGCAGCAGATGCACCTCGTCATAAATAATCAGGCCCCAGTCGTTCGCGTCCAGCAGTTCCAGGTGCGGATACAGTCCGCCCCGCTTGAGCGTCAGGACCTGGTAGGTGGCGATGGTGACCGGGCGGACTTCCTTCACCGCGCCGGAGTATTCGCCGATTTCGTCTTCGGTCAGGGACGTCCGCTTCAGCAGTTCGTCCTTCCACTGCCGGGCGGAAACGGTATTGGTCACCAGGATCAGGGTGGTGGTGGAGCTGGTGGCCATGGCCGCCGCCCCTACCAGGGTTTTGCCGGCACCGCAGGGCAGCACCACTACACCGGAACCGCCGGCCCAGAAGTTCTCCGTGGCCAGCTTCTGGTACGGGCGAAGGGCCCAGCCGTCTTCGTTGAGCAGAATGGGATGCGGCGTGCCGTCCACGTAGCCGGCCAGGTCCTCGGCAGGCCAGCCGAGCTTGAGCAGCAGCTGCTTGAGCTGGCCGCGCATGGCGGACTGCACCACGACGGTTTCGCCGTCGATCCGCGGGCCGAGCAGCGGCTGGATCTTCTTGGCGTGCATTACTTCTTCGAGCACCGGATAGTCGGTGGTGCGCAGCACCAGCCCGTGCTGGGGGTCCTTCTCCAGCCGCAGCCGGCCGTACCGGGACATGGTTTCTTCAATGTCGATCAGCAGCGAGTGCGGTACCGGGAACCGGGAATAGGTCAGCAGCGTGTTCAGCACCTGCTCGGCGTCGAGCCCTGCAGCCCGCGCGTTCCACAGGCCCAGCGGCGTGAGCCGGTAACTGTGGATGTGTTCGGGTGCACGCTCGAGTTCGGCAAACGCTGCTATCGCGTGCCGGGCTTCGGTTGCCTGTTCATGATCGACCTCCAGAAGAATCGTCTTATCGCTCTGGACAATCAACGGTCCGTCAACCATGTGCCGGGCTACCCTCCACTATTTCCACGTCCATAATCCGGTGTACTGACACTGTGCGTTCGACGTCGTGGCGCGGGTCGTAGACGCGGACCCTGCCGTCGCTCACTGACAAGGGAACGAAAATTTCCTGCCGCTGATTCCCCTGGGCATCGACTACCCCCATCCGCACCGAACTCCTGGTCCGGATTGCCTTGCGCAGGGTCTCCAGACTGACCAGGGACTGGCTTTCGCCGCCGGTGTGCGGGACGGGTCCGCCGCCGCGCAGCGCCGCGAGCTGCCGGTCCAGGTCCTCGTCCGTCAGCTCCCACGGGTTCAGCCGGGTGGTGGAAGAGGACGGCGCCGGGACCGGAACCATCCGGTGGGAGCCGACGGGTTTGCGGGCCGGGCCTTCCAGCGCCGGGGGATACCCCAGCTCGCGGAGGGAAAAGGTGAGTTCCTTGGCGGGCACGCCGGCGGCGACGACCGTCGGGGCCAGCCGCACCAGCCCCAGGGAAGCGGTCCGCGGATCCGCCAGCAGGGCGTTCAGGCCGGCCTCGTCATCGCTGCGCAGATATGAGCCGGCAGCCCCCACCCGGAGCCGGCCGTACCGGGCCGCGGTGTCCTCCACCAGGTAGCGCAGCGGCTGGGGAACCTCCGTGGCCGAATGCTGGTGCAGGAATGCCAGGATGCCGTCGGCGTCGAGCCCTTCGTCCAGTGCGCGCCGCACGGACTCGGCCGAGAACCGATAGATCGTGGCCGGCCCCTGACCTTCGGGTGTGGCCACCAGGGCAAGTTCACGGGCGACGTCGGGCTCCAGGTAGCCGGGCGCCACCGCGGTGAGGTCGGCCTGGAGCAGGAACGAATTCAAGGGTGCGGGCAGGGCATCCCGCAGGACCGAGGTGGCGCGGGAATAGTCGCTGCCTGCAACGGCCGAGCCCAGCACGGTCAGCGCGCCGGACCCCAGCAGCCCCAGCTGCGCCGCTTCCTTCAGGATGCCCGGAACCAGGCGGGCAAAACGCCGCTGCAGCCGCGGCTGGTGCCAGGTCAGTGCACTGATGAGGTCCGCGGTTTCGAAGGCACCCACTGTTTCTTCTTCGCCCGGTCCGTCGAGGTCGGACAGCAGGGCGAGCATTTCCAGCGCCCGGCGGCGGACAACGGGTGCGTCGGGCCGGGAAACTTCAGCGGCCAGCGCGTTCACAGCTCCGCCCGCCGGCAGGGGTGCCCCCACCAGGGACGGCGCCCGGTCCGCCGCCAGCCAGGCTTCCACCAGCCGGCGCCACTGCTCTTCACGATTCTGGGTCAGCCAGGTTCCCTCGGTGGCGCCCCAGCGCGAGGTCGCGGCGTCCAGCGTGATCAGCCCGGCCAAGGCAGCCAGCTCCAGCAGCCAGGACGTAGTGGCTCCGTCCAGGCGCAGCGATTCCGAGAGCCGGCGCACTTCGCGTACGCCCACGCCCCCGGAGCGGAGCGTCCCCACCGGATTCTCAGCAGCGAGGGCCACCAGTTCCGTCACCAGGCGCAGGGTTTCCGCCACTGCACCGAACGCGGCGTTGTCCCGCAGGCTGCGGGTAACCCTGCGCGGGACGGGCCGCGGGGCTTCCAGCTGGAAGTCCGCGACAATGACGTGCCCGCGCGAGGCCTGGCCGACGGGCCGCGGAAGTTCAACGTGGAGCGCGTCCAAGGGGACTAGGAGCCCGCGGGCCACCAGCCATTCGACGGGGGTGGGGGAGGGGTTGTCCAGGACGGCCCGCCCCAGGGCCGCCTTCTTCGGGATGGTGCCCACCGGAGAATACTTGAACCGGCGAAGCAAGTCGGCGGTCTGCGGCGGAGCGCCCTCCATGAGCGCGGCCCAGCCCGCCGGGTCGGAGACCAGATGATGGAGGGAATGTGCGGCCGTGGCCGGAGTGTCGGCCTTCTCTATGGGCAGCCCGCTGCCGCGCAGCCCCTCGACAATGCCGACCAGGCGCTGTCCGAACTCGGGATGCTGGGCCGCCAGGGTGGAATA is a genomic window containing:
- a CDS encoding response regulator transcription factor, with product MNKSSAPEARLLVVDDEPNIRELLSTSLRFAGFDVVAAANGREALAAVDSHNPDLAVLDVMLPDMDGFTLTRRLRAAGQHFPVVFLTARDDTEDKVTGLTVGGDDYVTKPFSLDEVVARIRAVLRRTQPLEDDDAVIRVDDLELDDDAHEVRRGGVTIDLSPTEFKLLRYLMLNPNRVLSKAQILDHVWEYDFNGDASIVESYISYLRRKIDRSPDAPALIQTKRGVGYLLRSSEKR
- a CDS encoding DNA repair helicase XPB, producing the protein MVDGPLIVQSDKTILLEVDHEQATEARHAIAAFAELERAPEHIHSYRLTPLGLWNARAAGLDAEQVLNTLLTYSRFPVPHSLLIDIEETMSRYGRLRLEKDPQHGLVLRTTDYPVLEEVMHAKKIQPLLGPRIDGETVVVQSAMRGQLKQLLLKLGWPAEDLAGYVDGTPHPILLNEDGWALRPYQKLATENFWAGGSGVVVLPCGAGKTLVGAAAMATSSTTTLILVTNTVSARQWKDELLKRTSLTEDEIGEYSGAVKEVRPVTIATYQVLTLKRGGLYPHLELLDANDWGLIIYDEVHLLPAPIFRMTADLQARRRLGLTATLVREDGREGEVFSLIGPKRYDAPWKDIEAQGYIAPAECIEVRVDLPRDERVAYAMAEDGDKYRLCSTSETKTGVVEQLVKRHEGEQTLVIGQYLDQLDELAERLDAPVIKGDTPVKERQRLFQEFREGALSTLVVSKVANFSIDLPEASVAIQVSGSFGSRQEEAQRLGRLLRPKADGKAAHFYTVVARDTLDQDFAAKRQRFLAEQGYAYSILDAADIEKPV
- a CDS encoding WXG100 family type VII secretion target — its product is MPLFAVDSEALAAKSAEVQGTIERLRADVNGMQAGLASLSEIWRGSASANFQSLITDWRSTQARVEESLDSINQALAFASAQYAETEAANTSLFMH
- a CDS encoding sensor histidine kinase, with protein sequence MVRRWKSASLRSQLVAIMAVLMVVTVTITGIATITLLRQILVDRLDADIDANASKVSRYLLVNEPSTDASLFRYYGLYLNDDGSHGPATHSESANDIPELGNYTADDVAAMDTEGFDVRGTSPTSKGWRVRIYDYQNLPGSVAVAIPLDSVAAAVDEAASLVFSVGLLGTLGATGIAYWAVTRQFRPLSQVEKTAAAIAAGDLSRRVEVGNPATEIGRLSRSLNAMLAHIETAFAARTQSERKMRRFVQDASHELRTPLVTIRGFSELYRHGALQKPEEISAAMGRIESEAKRMGQLVEDLLTLARVDEQRPLEYEPVDLMILGNDAALDARASAPDRDIKVVGLDGHAPQSAPTMGDEARLRQVVANLMTNALRYTPAGSPIEVAVGVAPVIHDRMDAVLEVRDHGPGISDDDAARVFERFYRADSSRYRETGGTGLGLAIVAALVAQHDGTVRLAETEGGGATLAIRLPYRAPEQFPEHPDDADDR
- a CDS encoding helicase-associated domain-containing protein; its protein translation is MSAIRALAEDLAARSDEQLRELLTARPDLALPAVPDFQALAARASTRVSVQRILEKLTAPELQVLEAVDLTTNEDSQLSTTASWLKTAIAGSTIKSLDVILGHLHSLALLRRAKPHPGAPKADASRRFYLPVSVLGEALGAYPAGLGRPYSTLAAQHPEFGQRLVGIVEGLRGSGLPIEKADTPATAAHSLHHLVSDPAGWAALMEGAPPQTADLLRRFKYSPVGTIPKKAALGRAVLDNPSPTPVEWLVARGLLVPLDALHVELPRPVGQASRGHVIVADFQLEAPRPVPRRVTRSLRDNAAFGAVAETLRLVTELVALAAENPVGTLRSGGVGVREVRRLSESLRLDGATTSWLLELAALAGLITLDAATSRWGATEGTWLTQNREEQWRRLVEAWLAADRAPSLVGAPLPAGGAVNALAAEVSRPDAPVVRRRALEMLALLSDLDGPGEEETVGAFETADLISALTWHQPRLQRRFARLVPGILKEAAQLGLLGSGALTVLGSAVAGSDYSRATSVLRDALPAPLNSFLLQADLTAVAPGYLEPDVARELALVATPEGQGPATIYRFSAESVRRALDEGLDADGILAFLHQHSATEVPQPLRYLVEDTAARYGRLRVGAAGSYLRSDDEAGLNALLADPRTASLGLVRLAPTVVAAGVPAKELTFSLRELGYPPALEGPARKPVGSHRMVPVPAPSSSTTRLNPWELTDEDLDRQLAALRGGGPVPHTGGESQSLVSLETLRKAIRTRSSVRMGVVDAQGNQRQEIFVPLSVSDGRVRVYDPRHDVERTVSVHRIMDVEIVEGSPAHG